One segment of Megachile rotundata isolate GNS110a chromosome 4, iyMegRotu1, whole genome shotgun sequence DNA contains the following:
- the LOC143264303 gene encoding uncharacterized protein LOC143264303: MGEENVDVLKSKKYSTASDKHQILAISYFIPFDIRRSKWQTFVRKQFVEHQVAYIRDQIINVATAHVLGNYYFKNKSFVFARECLNVAWLQLFDWILLRLDHSKRDKSHKVDIELESSPIDSWILRNSS, translated from the exons ATGGGAGAAGAAAACGTGGATGTTTTAAAATCAAAGAAATATTCAACAGCCTCGGACAAACATCAAATTTTAGCCATATCTTACTTTATTCCCTTTGATATTCGACGATCAAAATGGCAAACGTTTGTACGGAAACAATTCGTGGAACATCAAGTTGCTTATATTCGCGATCAAATTATCAACGTCGCTACTGCGCACGTACTTGGGaactattattttaaaaacaaatcgTTCGTATTCGCCAGAGAATGTCTTAACGTCGCTTGGTTGCAACTATTTGAC TGGATACTTTTAAGGTTAGATCATTCGAAACGCGACAAATCTCATAAAGTCGATATCGAATTGGAATCATCACCGATCGATTCTTGGATTCTTAGAAACAGTTCGTGA